CACCAAGCGGATCTTGCACACACACGGCGTGGGCACAGGCAGGCACCGGCGCTTTCCGCTTCCACCAGCAGTACTCCGATTCTTCGCGCCACCCCGGTTGAGAGGTAGAGCCCGAGGTCCGGCTGCGGAGCTCACTGACCGGCCCTACCCTGCGGCCGCCAGGAGAGCACTGCAGGCTGCTTCGCAGCGGCGGCATGCTTCGGCGCAGATCCGGCAGTGCTCGTGCATGCCGGCGTGCTTTTCGCACTCTTCAGCGCATGTGGCGCATGCAGCCCGGCAGGCATCCAGCGCCGCCAAGGTGATAGCTGTCTGCCCTCCGGTCTGACGAGTCAGGATACTTCCGGTCGCGGCACAGA
This genomic interval from Arthrobacter sp. SLBN-100 contains the following:
- a CDS encoding four-helix bundle copper-binding protein, whose amino-acid sequence is MTHHISAMLDSHPQGAGTAPKDKLAECIAACFECAQACTACADACLGEDMVAELRQCIRTDLDCADVCAATGSILTRQTGGQTAITLAALDACRAACATCAEECEKHAGMHEHCRICAEACRRCEAACSALLAAAG